From a single Mangifera indica cultivar Alphonso unplaced genomic scaffold, CATAS_Mindica_2.1 Un_0026, whole genome shotgun sequence genomic region:
- the LOC123206163 gene encoding UBP1-associated protein 2C-like has protein sequence MDPTKKRKLDENGVALADTDSAYILNPLDSRKIVERLTNDQLLDILSNAVTRHPDVLEAVRSIADADPTQRKLFIRGLGWDTTTEGLRNIFSVYGELEEAVVILDKATGKSKGYGFITFKHIDGAMLALKEPSKKIDGRVTVTNLAVAGNSANSTNNPVDVSLRKIFVGNVPNDMSADKLLAHFACYGEIEEGPLGFDKQTGKPKGFALFVYKTAEGAQAALVDPIKTVEGKQLNCRLADNKKAKGPDGIPPGGPGNVNVNHGDGMGMVPPPAGGSMPGSYGGPGGHGSYGPFSGAPPLGHHVNSSLGGPGQVPSSLGGVGAAGYGAGLGGPYGGYGGPGSAGYGGLGGAAGSGGLGGGSSLYRLPPSSVGMPSGGYSEGGHYNLSSTSSAYPSQHHQATGTSPVPRVPPMYPNVPPYY, from the coding sequence ATGGACCCGACCAAGAAGCGCAAGCTCGATGAGAACGGTGTCGCATTGGCCGATACTGATTCTGCCTACATTCTAAACCCTCTGGATTCTCGCAAAATTGTCGAACGCCTAACAAATGATCAACTCCTAGATATTCTATCCAACGCTGTCACTCGCCACCCCGATGTCCTCGAAGCCGTCCGATCTATTGCAGATGCGGACCCAACTCAGCGCAAGCTCTTCATCCGTGGCCTCGGCTGGGACACCACCACTGAAGGCCTCCGTAACATTTTCTCCGTCTATGGTGAGCTTGAGGAAGCGGTGGTTATCCTCGACAAAGCCACCGGAAAATCGAAAGGCTATGGCTTTATTACGTTCAAACATATTGACGGTGCCATGCTTGCTCTTAAAGAGCCCAGCAAGAAAATTGACGGCCGCGTGACGGTTACGAATCTTGCAGTTGCTGGAAATTCAGCGAATAGTACTAACAACCCCGTGGATGTGTCGTTGAGGAAGATATTTGTCGGGAATGTACCAAACGACATGTCGGCTGACAAATTGCTTGCACATTTTGCTTGTTATGGAGAGATTGAAGAAGGTCCGTTGGGGTTTGATAAGCAGACCGGTAAGCCAAAGGGCTTtgctttgtttgtttataaGACGGCGGAAGGGGCTCAAGCTGCGCTTGTAGATCCTATAAAGACCGTCGAGGGGAAACAATTGAATTGTAGATTGGCTGATAATAAGAAGGCGAAGGGGCCTGATGGGATTCCGCCTGGTGGGCCCGGGAATGTTAATGTTAATCATGGCGATGGGATGGGAATGGTTCCGCCACCGGCTGGAGGATCCATGCCGGGATCCTATGGTGGGCCAGGTGGACATGGGTCTTACGGCCCGTTTTCAGGGGCGCCACCTTTGGGTCATCATGTGAACTCGTCTTTAGGGGGACCGGGACAGGTACCCTCCTCTTTGGGAGGTGTTGGTGCTGCTGGTTATGGTGCTGGGTTGGGTGGGCCGTATGGTGGTTATGGTGGGCCAGGCTCTGCTGGTTATGGAGGTTTGGGTGGTGCTGCTGGTAGTGGTGGATTGGGGGGTGGTTCTTCCCTGTATAGGTTGCCACCGAGTTCGGTTGGAATGCCTTCTGGTGGGTATTCTGAAGGTGGGCATTACAACTTGTCATCAACTTCGTCTGCTTATCCTAGTCAGCATCACCAGGCAACCGGGACATCTCCTGTGCCTAGGGTTCCTCCTATGTACCCGAATGTTCCCCCGTATTATTGA